In Carettochelys insculpta isolate YL-2023 chromosome 11, ASM3395843v1, whole genome shotgun sequence, a genomic segment contains:
- the LSMEM2 gene encoding leucine-rich single-pass membrane protein 2 isoform X1 — translation MARTGPRLRSGRYRARRPGCSCCGPRPGRGGEYRAWDPAHSRATGSIHGSGKPANPARPTEPGGPDNGGPAEIALHAVDSISDLHWAAGGAKGPEGNGPAASTTPQNHTAMRRGAQPALLPTLQAAPLCPCFRPPCSRTALFTLLGALVLGSLALATLAVYLSVLQSESLRLLARWLEAQEEAVRQMRATSLQLWTWLNGSEAGGQT, via the exons ATGGCCCGGACGGGGCCGCGCCTGCGCAGTGGGCGGTACCGAGCCCGGCGCCCTGGGTGCAGCTGCTGCGGCCcccggccggggcggggcggggagtaCCGGGCGTGGGACCCCGCGCACAGTCGCGCCACCGGCTCAATACACGGCTCCGGCAAGCCAGCGA ACCCCGCCCGCCCCACGGAGCCCGGCGGCCCGGACAACGGCGGCCCGGCGGAGATCGCCCTGCACGCGGTGGACTCCATCAGCGACCTGCACTGGGCGGCCGGCGGCGCAAAGGGCCCAGAGG GGAATGGCCCAGCTGCATCCACCACCCCACAGAATCACACTGCCATGCGCCGTGGGGCCCAGCCTGCCCTCCTGCCGACTCTGCAagctgcccccctctgcccctgcttccGCCCCCCCTGCAGCCGCACCGCCCTTTTCACCCTGCTGGGGgccctggtgctgggcagcctggccctggccacgcTGGCCGTGTACCTGAGTG TCCTGCAGAGCGAGTCGCTGCGGCTCCTGGCCCGCTGGCTGGAGGCCCAGGAGGAGGCAGTGCGGCAGATGAGAGCAaccagcctgcagctgtggaCGTGGCTGAATGGCAGCGAGGCCGGGGGCCAGACCTGA
- the LSMEM2 gene encoding leucine-rich single-pass membrane protein 2 isoform X2: MPREAGEDPARPTEPGGPDNGGPAEIALHAVDSISDLHWAAGGAKGPEGNGPAASTTPQNHTAMRRGAQPALLPTLQAAPLCPCFRPPCSRTALFTLLGALVLGSLALATLAVYLSVLQSESLRLLARWLEAQEEAVRQMRATSLQLWTWLNGSEAGGQT, translated from the exons ATGCCCAGGGAAGCTGGAGAAG ACCCCGCCCGCCCCACGGAGCCCGGCGGCCCGGACAACGGCGGCCCGGCGGAGATCGCCCTGCACGCGGTGGACTCCATCAGCGACCTGCACTGGGCGGCCGGCGGCGCAAAGGGCCCAGAGG GGAATGGCCCAGCTGCATCCACCACCCCACAGAATCACACTGCCATGCGCCGTGGGGCCCAGCCTGCCCTCCTGCCGACTCTGCAagctgcccccctctgcccctgcttccGCCCCCCCTGCAGCCGCACCGCCCTTTTCACCCTGCTGGGGgccctggtgctgggcagcctggccctggccacgcTGGCCGTGTACCTGAGTG TCCTGCAGAGCGAGTCGCTGCGGCTCCTGGCCCGCTGGCTGGAGGCCCAGGAGGAGGCAGTGCGGCAGATGAGAGCAaccagcctgcagctgtggaCGTGGCTGAATGGCAGCGAGGCCGGGGGCCAGACCTGA
- the HYAL3 gene encoding hyaluronidase-3 isoform X1, whose translation MMKGLENKSWEGRLKELGLFTFEKRRPGESHHSSFQGTRSGRQQERVWARPGCRMSIMTLGLTVWAGVLLCLRAAREIVSASPLLPHRPFAVVWNMPTARCHQRFGVLLPLQDYGIVENQDNAFQGQNMTIFYKNKFGLYPYISRQGERRNGGIPQRVLLQKHLERAKAELTQLLLPDFHGLAVVDWEEWRPLWGRNWGPKVAYKAASEQWVRKRFPEMPAKQRAYLAEVEFEGAAQELMERTLALAKALRPWGLWGFYRFPDCFNNNWAKTGNYTGKCRAVEVLRNNQLLWLWEASTALYPSIYLPPKLPPAERQRYVYHRLREAFRVAWFGLERPLPVIPYSRVSYQRSTRYLSEADLVHTIGESAALGATGLVLWGDNSYSRSAESCRSLRRYITRTLGPYVVNVTGAAQLCSRQLCQGHGRCARRRPEELGAFLHLSPQQWGEDPLLTNHLGMDEPGLRTWGRFRCRCYRGWTGASCEKRGWVEPGGGPVCIGPGGGPDSCGTIRGRNAAGAEICPKSAYEGKTELR comes from the exons GGCACCCGttcagggaggcagcaggagcggGTCTGGGCCAGGCCTGGTTGCAGAATGTCCATCATGACACTGGGCCTAACCGTCTGGGCTGGGGTGCTGCTGTGCCTCAGAGCTGCTCGGGAGATTGTGTccgccagccccctgctcccgcACCGGCCCTTTGCGGTGGTGTGGAACATGCCCACGGCCCGGTGCCACCAGCGCTTTGGGGTGCTGCTGCCTCTCCAGGACTACGGCATTGTGGAGAACCAAGACAACGCCTTCCAGGGCCAGAACATGACCATCTTCTACAAGAACAAGTTTGGCCTCTACCCCTACATCTCCCGGCAGGGCGAGCGCCGCAATGGGGGGATCCCCCAGAGAGTCCTtctccagaagcacctggagcgGGCCAAGGCAGAGctcacccagctcctgctccccgaCTTCCACGGCCTGGCTGTGGTCGACTGGGAGGAGTGGAGGCCACTGTGGGGGCGGAACTGGGGCCCGAAGGTGGCGTACAAGGCGGCCTCAGAGCAGTGGGTCCGGAAGAGGTTCCCAGAGATGCCAGCCAAGCAGCGAGCCTACTTGGCTGAGGTGGAGTTTgagggggctgcccaggagctcATGGAGAGGACGTTGGCGCTGGCGAAGGCGCTGAGGCCCTGGGGTTTGTGGGGCTTCTACCGGTTCCCTGACTGTTTCAATAACAACTGGGCCAAGACAGGGAATTACACGGGGAAGTGCCGTGCTGTGGAGGTGCTGCGTAACAACCAGCTCCTGTGGCTCTGGGAGGCCTCCACCGCCCTTTACCCCAGCATCTACCTCCCGCCCAAGCTGCCGCCAGCCGAGCGCCAGCGCTACGTCTACCACCGCCTGAGAGAGGCCTTCCGGGTGGCGTGGTTCGGCCTGGAGCGGCCCCTGCCGGTGATACCCTATTCCCGAGTCTCCTACCAGCGTTCCACCAGGTACCTGTCCGAG GCTGACCTGGTCCATACCATCGGGGAGAGCGCGGCACTCGGTGCCACCGGTCTGGTGCTCTGGGGGGACAACTCCTACTCCCGGTCAGCG GAGAGCTGCCGGAGCCTCCGCCGGTACATCACCCGCACCTTGGGGCCCTACGTGGTGAACGTGACGGGGGCGGCCCAGCTGTGCAGCCGCCAGCTCTGCCAGGGGCATGGGCGCTGTGCGAGGCGGCGCCCTGAGGAGCTGGGCGCTTTCCTGCACCTCAGCCCACAGCAGTGGGGCGAGGACCCCCTGCTGACCAACCACCTGGGCATGGACGAACCAGGCCTGAGGACCTGGGGCCGGTTCCGGTGCCGCTGCTACCGTGGGTGGACAGGCGCCAGCTGCGAGAAGCGGGGCTGGGTCGAGCCCGGGGGGGGCCCGGTCTGCATTGGGCCAGGCGGGGGTCCTGACAGCTGCGGCACCATACGAGGCAGAAATGCCGCAGGGGCCGAGATCTGCCCCAAGTCTGCCTACGAGGGGAAGACGGAGCTCAGGTGA
- the HYAL3 gene encoding hyaluronidase-3 isoform X2 — protein MSIMTLGLTVWAGVLLCLRAAREIVSASPLLPHRPFAVVWNMPTARCHQRFGVLLPLQDYGIVENQDNAFQGQNMTIFYKNKFGLYPYISRQGERRNGGIPQRVLLQKHLERAKAELTQLLLPDFHGLAVVDWEEWRPLWGRNWGPKVAYKAASEQWVRKRFPEMPAKQRAYLAEVEFEGAAQELMERTLALAKALRPWGLWGFYRFPDCFNNNWAKTGNYTGKCRAVEVLRNNQLLWLWEASTALYPSIYLPPKLPPAERQRYVYHRLREAFRVAWFGLERPLPVIPYSRVSYQRSTRYLSEADLVHTIGESAALGATGLVLWGDNSYSRSAESCRSLRRYITRTLGPYVVNVTGAAQLCSRQLCQGHGRCARRRPEELGAFLHLSPQQWGEDPLLTNHLGMDEPGLRTWGRFRCRCYRGWTGASCEKRGWVEPGGGPVCIGPGGGPDSCGTIRGRNAAGAEICPKSAYEGKTELR, from the exons ATGTCCATCATGACACTGGGCCTAACCGTCTGGGCTGGGGTGCTGCTGTGCCTCAGAGCTGCTCGGGAGATTGTGTccgccagccccctgctcccgcACCGGCCCTTTGCGGTGGTGTGGAACATGCCCACGGCCCGGTGCCACCAGCGCTTTGGGGTGCTGCTGCCTCTCCAGGACTACGGCATTGTGGAGAACCAAGACAACGCCTTCCAGGGCCAGAACATGACCATCTTCTACAAGAACAAGTTTGGCCTCTACCCCTACATCTCCCGGCAGGGCGAGCGCCGCAATGGGGGGATCCCCCAGAGAGTCCTtctccagaagcacctggagcgGGCCAAGGCAGAGctcacccagctcctgctccccgaCTTCCACGGCCTGGCTGTGGTCGACTGGGAGGAGTGGAGGCCACTGTGGGGGCGGAACTGGGGCCCGAAGGTGGCGTACAAGGCGGCCTCAGAGCAGTGGGTCCGGAAGAGGTTCCCAGAGATGCCAGCCAAGCAGCGAGCCTACTTGGCTGAGGTGGAGTTTgagggggctgcccaggagctcATGGAGAGGACGTTGGCGCTGGCGAAGGCGCTGAGGCCCTGGGGTTTGTGGGGCTTCTACCGGTTCCCTGACTGTTTCAATAACAACTGGGCCAAGACAGGGAATTACACGGGGAAGTGCCGTGCTGTGGAGGTGCTGCGTAACAACCAGCTCCTGTGGCTCTGGGAGGCCTCCACCGCCCTTTACCCCAGCATCTACCTCCCGCCCAAGCTGCCGCCAGCCGAGCGCCAGCGCTACGTCTACCACCGCCTGAGAGAGGCCTTCCGGGTGGCGTGGTTCGGCCTGGAGCGGCCCCTGCCGGTGATACCCTATTCCCGAGTCTCCTACCAGCGTTCCACCAGGTACCTGTCCGAG GCTGACCTGGTCCATACCATCGGGGAGAGCGCGGCACTCGGTGCCACCGGTCTGGTGCTCTGGGGGGACAACTCCTACTCCCGGTCAGCG GAGAGCTGCCGGAGCCTCCGCCGGTACATCACCCGCACCTTGGGGCCCTACGTGGTGAACGTGACGGGGGCGGCCCAGCTGTGCAGCCGCCAGCTCTGCCAGGGGCATGGGCGCTGTGCGAGGCGGCGCCCTGAGGAGCTGGGCGCTTTCCTGCACCTCAGCCCACAGCAGTGGGGCGAGGACCCCCTGCTGACCAACCACCTGGGCATGGACGAACCAGGCCTGAGGACCTGGGGCCGGTTCCGGTGCCGCTGCTACCGTGGGTGGACAGGCGCCAGCTGCGAGAAGCGGGGCTGGGTCGAGCCCGGGGGGGGCCCGGTCTGCATTGGGCCAGGCGGGGGTCCTGACAGCTGCGGCACCATACGAGGCAGAAATGCCGCAGGGGCCGAGATCTGCCCCAAGTCTGCCTACGAGGGGAAGACGGAGCTCAGGTGA